The DNA window TGGTGATACGCCCCATCCTACAGATCAGGAGTCGGCAAATCATGGTCTGCGAGCCAGATCTGGCCTGTGGTCTGTGTTTGTACAGGCTGTGGGCtaataatagtttttatatttgcaaagggttacaaaaaaagaaacaggaggcgcagaaggggaaggaaaagcagcagcagcagcagcaacagagaTTGTacgtggcccacaaagcctaaaatatttactatccagccctttacagaaagtgtTGGGGGAGCCCTGCACATAGATGGGGGTGGGAACTGAGGGTGCCCAGTGAGGGTTCTGGGTTTACCCAAGAGGAGGAGACTTGCCAGGGGAATGTTTCTGGGAAGCGTGGGGGCCCTCCTGTGAGCTATCTCGCAGCAGAGGGAAGGGCTTGAGGCGCCCGCACCTGGATCAGCCCCAGCAGCTGTTCTGAGCACGCTAGCCATCCGCCCAGGCCCTGGGCCCATGCTGGGTCCTGGGCAGAAGCCTTGGGGACGTCAAATCTAACAAAAGACAGAGCTGCTTTCCTCTGGTCTCTGGAGACCCTGAGCGCCCGGGGCATCGGCAGTCTTAGGGGGCCAGCTGGTTCTGCAGAAGTCACCATCATTGCAAAGAGCCGTGCCAGGAGGACCTTCAGCGAGCAGAGGCCCTGGCAGGGACACAGGCATGTGCAGCAGATGTTCCCTTCGGCCGGCATGGCTGGCAGAGCTGACACTCAGGACATTGCGAGCAAAGGGACACATCAcccaggagagcaggagagggcagcagCTGACATGCAGGGCCAGGAAGGCTAGTCCACGAAGCCTGGGAAGGAAACCCCTGGGGATCCTCAGCGGGGCTCCTGTAGCAAAGGAGGGCACAGAGCCACAGAAATAccaaggaggagggaggacccCTTTCTACATTCACCCCCTGACTGGTGTCAGTGCCTAGAACACAGGTCAGACATGCCCTCACTCAAACCGTAAAGAGCAGGGCTCAGACCTGGGTGTTGAGGTTCCATTTCCAGTGCTTGCTCCGTAAAGCCCCCTCCATGCACAGCACATTCGACTTCACTAACCTCCAGCAGGTGTGGGAGAGACCAGGCTGGAGGACTGACAGCCTGAATCCCAGAATGTTTTACAAGGCATAAAGCTGCCTGGAGTGAAATACAGGCCAAGGGCTCCAAAGTAGGCCAGACCTGCTCTTACAAAACCAGGAGGCTgggtggtggggagaagagaaaattagGCTGAGAGGCTAAAGGTTGGATTCTGGTCCTGGCTCATCTGCTCACCGAAGGATGCTGGAGTCAAGGGCCACAGACCCCATGGATGAGTTTAGAGGGGCCATGCACCCTCTAAACGTCAATGCAAACTATTGTGTTTATCATGTATCCAATTTTCAAAGAGGTGCCTGACCCCCCAAATAGAGCCACTTTGCCGGTCTGTAGACTTGGGAAAGTTCTCTCTCCTCGctgggctttggtttcctcatctctgaaataaaaGCACTCTCAATGTTACCTACTAACGTTtaaaataaagggtttttttttccccctcctagGTGGGCTAAGCATTCTCCCTACAGTTCCACTTACACCCATAGACCCTTTCTGCATGGCGTGGCAAATATCCAGTTCAGCCCAGTGTGCCGATTATCACAAAGTCCACCAATCCTTCAAGACCCTCTCAACTCCTGCCTGTCCCTGGAGACCTCTCCTGACTGCTCCAGCCCATTCTGACTCCTGACTCCTTTCTCAGAAAGCTTCACTTTCTCCGTTGACCTCATTCTACCTGGTATTTCTTATCCTCTCTGGAAACACACCAGGCAAGGGAAAGtcatgggaagggaaaagaggacaACTAGACAGACAGAACCTGCTATCCTGACACCAGAGTATGTGGGGAGGCCCCCTCTTCACACCCCGAGACACAAGGAGCACCCACTGATGTGGACACTACAGGAAGGGAGGGTGTTTGGGCTCGGACCCCAAACAAAACCCCAACCAGATAGAGGGAATCACCAAGAGGGCGGCATCAATCTGGTGTTTGACCACATGGGGGCAGCAGAGATTTCCGCCCCACCCACAACTGCTGCCTGGGTTGAGACCTCCCGTGTGCAAGAGCTGCCACGGATGGGGTGTGGGGGACTGACCACCTGGACAGGCCCAGCTGTCCCTCAGGGCCTCAGATCACAGCAACACCTTCCCATCGCCCTGCCTCACCATGCCTTGTGTCTGCTCTGGAGCTCCCACTCACACCTCCAGATTCCAGGCAGCTACGCCCTCCCCCGTGTAAGAAGCACAAGTACCACCTAAGGCGTTCTTAGGAGGGCGAATATTACAAATGGCTTTTATCAGCTCGTTAAAGAAAGTCCCCTAAGGACTTCTTGGTGAAGAATTTGAGACAGCTGAAATGTatgagaatgtttttaaaaaggcttctGACCACCCAAACCTACCTAAATTGCAGCTCTCAATCTAGAAAAAAAGGCAGCGGCTCCCTCCGTCCTCCCCATCTGTTCATCTGCCCACTACCTACCGGTGATGGTGACGGAGCCATGAGCGTCCTGCTGCAGCACAGGGTTGCGCACCAGGCAGCTGTAGGTGCCATTGGCGCCCAGCACCACCCTCAGGACACTCCGCACGTCGAATAAGCCCTGCTCATTGGCCATCTGCGACGTGGTCACGTTGCCGGTCAGGGGCGCACCCTGCGCGTCCTGCCAGAACACCTCGGCCTCCGGGTAGCCCCGGTAGCTGGAGCACGTGATGGTCACCATGTCCCCGGGCCGCAGGTCCTTGTTGGGCTCCAGGGTCATGCTGGGCTTCGAGTAAGGAgctggagtggggcagagggtaGAGGGCAGAGGTCGAGGTAAGgcaaggatgggggtgggagtcCGCGGTGCAGGATAGGGCACCTGGAGGAACAGGGGTCATTAATGGGGCTTGAGTTATGTATGGGGTTCGTGATGGCACAAGAGGTAAGGGGCGGCGGGAAGTGAGGCGTGCATCCAGGGGAGGGCGCCCCCTCCCGGCGCTCACCCGCCACCTGCAGGCTGACTGCAGCGCTGCCGAAGTCCCGGATGCTCACAAAGCAGGTGAAGCTGCCCTCATCAGCTACCCGCACTCGCTGCAGCCTCAGGGACGCATTGCCCTGCGCCAGCAGGTCGGGGAAGAGCGCGGTGCGGTTGGCATAGGCGCTGCCCTGGTCCCGGCCCTCGGAGAAGCTGTGCACCAGCTGTTTGGTGTCCGTCAGCTGCCAGATGAGGTTGAGCTGCGCCAGGCTGAAGCCGGGCTCGGGTGAGAAGGAGCAGCGCAGGGTGGCATCGGTGCCCACCAGGGCCACCACGGGGTCTTCGGGGACCTGGACCTCCACGGCGCCTGGGGGCGAGGTTGGGTAGGCGGTAAGGAGGGGCGGGGACAAGCCGGGGTACCAGCCCACAGCCTCACAGATCTCCTCCTCTATTAACTCCCAGTTCCTGTTCCATCTTCCCAGTTTCTCTCCAGACCCAAAAGCAGATTGAGTTTCCAGATTCCCAGACGTGGAGTCACCCTAATCTTATGACAAGAACCACAGCAGCTTGGCCTTGGCCTGATAATGCCTGTCCCCGGGGGCCAGTCCTAGGGCAGCTTCCAACCCTAGCACAACCCCCCTCCCCTGAGATGGATCCGTTTCCCTCTCCTATCCGTACGCTCTCTGTTGAGATCTGAATGCTTCTCCATCCTTTCCAGAGGTTTCCTGAGCCTTGGAGTCAGGAAACCCGGAGAGCGGTAGAAGGCCTGTGGTCGTTGtcctcaccccccaccaccaacgtgagtttccccgcccccccatcctgTTTATCTTTCCTGTTATCATTACAAAAATGCCACTGTTCTGGGAGACTGAAGACAGGGAGCGAGATTCAAATCCTGCGGCCCCTGCTGATAGGACCCAAACCTCCCGCCCTCACGGGAGATTTAAGCAAAcgaaacccaaaaccaaaaccaaaaacctgtgGGGCTTCTCTGGGGTGTGATGGTGACAGAGCCATGAGCGTCCTGCTGCAGCACAGGGTTGCGCACCAGGCAACTGTAGGTGCCATTGGCGCCCAGCACCACCCTCAGGACACTCCGCACGTCGAATAAGCCCTGCTCATTGGCCATCTGCGACGTGGTCACGTTGCCGGTCAGGGGCGCACCCTGCGCGTCCTGCCAGAACACCTCGGCCTCCGGGTAGCCCCGGTAGCTGGAGCACGTGATGGTCACCATGTCCCCGGGCCGCAGGTCCTTGTTGGGCTCCAGGGTCATGCTGGGCTTCGAGTAAGGAgctggagtggggcagagggtaGAGGGCAGAGGTCGAGGTAAGGCAAGGATGGGGATGGGGGTCCGCGGTGCAGGATAGGGCACCTGGAGGAACAGGGGTCATTAATGGGGCTTGAGTTATGTATGGGGTTCGTGATGGCACAAGAGGTAAGGGGCGGCGGGAAGTGAGGCGTGCATCCAGGGGAGGGCGCCCCCTCCCGGCGCTCACCCGCCACCTGCAGGCTGACTGCAGCGCTGCCGAAGTCCCGGATGCTCACAAAGCAGGTGAAGCTGCCCTCATCAGCTACCCGCACTCGCTGCAGCCTCAGGGACGCATTGCCCTGCGCCAGCAGGTCGGGGAAGAGCGCGGTGCGGTTGGCATAGGCGCTGCCCTGGTCCCGGCCCTCGGAGAAGCTGTGCACCAGCTGTTTGGTGTCCGTCAGCTGCCAGATGAGGTTGAGCTGCGCCAGGCTGAAGCCGGGCTCGGGTGAGAAGGAGCAGCGCAGGGTGGCATCGGTGCCCACCAGGGCCACCACGGGGTCTTCGGGGACCTGGACCTCCACGGCGcctgggggcagtggggtggggcagtgagGAAGGGTGTGGACACTGGGAGCCTCCCTAGCTCTCCTCCAGCTTCCATGTTAACCCCAGGCCGGTCCAACCCTCCTTTAAGGCCTGAGACCCAAAGTAACTTTATTATCTGTGGTCCCCATTCAGTCAGAGAGACTATATAGTAAGCACCTACTATTTGTCAAACATAAGGGTTAGAAATGCAACAGAGAAGACCAAGGTCACACCCTTACGGAGCTTACCTTTTAATGGGAGAGAGGGTCAAACTAAGACAAGTTCTCATTAGCGTGGGATTAGGAGTAGGAAAGCCGCAGGTCCTTGTTGCGCTCCTTGTTGGCTCATCCATACCCCGAAGGATTAGAGGTGGTAGCTTTTCAAAAATTTGACAGGTACTTTATACCTGTCTGAGCTAGCCGCATTTTCTCATAAGTATATGTTATCTTTATTAATCAGAAAGGAGAGTGTATATCAAATGTTAATAGTGGTTTtctctc is part of the Neofelis nebulosa isolate mNeoNeb1 chromosome 7, mNeoNeb1.pri, whole genome shotgun sequence genome and encodes:
- the CD276 gene encoding CD276 antigen; translated protein: MLCRWASAGVGVRVRLATALAVLWVCVTGAVEVQVPEDPVVALVGTDATLRCSFSPEPGFSLAQLNLIWQLTDTKQLVHSFSEGRDQGSAYANRTALFPDLLAQGNASLRLQRVRVADEGSFTCFVSIRDFGSAAVSLQVAAPYSKPSMTLEPNKDLRPGDMVTITCSSYRGYPEAEVFWQDAQGAPLTGNVTTSQMANEQGLFDVRSVLRVVLGANGTYSCLVRNPVLQQDAHGSVTITPQRSPTGAVEVQVPEDPVVALVGTDATLRCSFSPEPGFSLAQLNLIWQLTDTKQLVHSFSEGRDQGSAYANRTALFPDLLAQGNASLRLQRVRVADEGSFTCFVSIRDFGSAAVSLQVAAPYSKPSMTLEPNKDLRPGDMVTITCSSYRGYPEAEVFWQDAQGAPLTGNVTTSQMANEQGLFDVRSVLRVVLGANGTYSCLVRNPVLQQDAHGSVTITGQPMTFPPEALWVTVGLSVCLVALLVALAFVCWRKIKQSCEEENAGAEDQDGDGEGSKTALRPLKHSESKEDDGQEIA